Within Acidobacteriota bacterium, the genomic segment GTCACCGCGAGTGGGGATAAAACGGCGCGCGTCTGGAACGCGGTGAGTGGGCAGGTGGTAGCCGAGCTCAAAGGCCACACGGCTTCCGTTTTGAGCGCGGCCTACAGTCCGGACGAGCGCTTCATCGTGACCGCGAGTGGGGATAAAACGGCACGCGTCTGGAACGCGGCGAGCGAGCAGACGGTGGCCGAACTCAAAGGCCACGCGGCTTACGTTTTGAAAGCGGCTTACAGTCCTGACGGGCGCTTCATCGTGACCGCGAGTTTTGATAAAACCGCGCGCGTCTGGAACGTGGCGAGTGGGCAGGTGGTGACCGAACTCAAAGGCCACGCGGCTTCCGTCACTAGCGCGGCCTACAGTCCAGACGGGCGCTTTATCGTCACCGCCAGTGACGATAAAACGGCGCGCGTCTGGAACGCGGCGAGTGGGCAGGTGGTGGCCGAACTCAAAGGCCACACGGCTTACGTTAGAAGCGCGGCTTACAGTCCGGACGGGCGCTTCATCGTCACCGCCAGTGACGATAAAACGGCGCGCGTCTGGAACGCGGCGAGTGGGCAGGTGGTGGCTGAACTCATAGGCCACACGGATTCCGTTAATGGCGCGGCCTACAGTCCGGACGGGCGCTTCATCGTCACCGCGAGTGGGGAATTGGATTGGTCAAGAAACGACAACACGGCACGCGTCTGGAACGCGGCGAGCGGGCGGGAGGTGGCCGAACTCAAAGGCCACACGGATTCGGTCACTAGCCCGGCCTATAGTCCGGACGGGCGCTTCATCGTCACCACGAGTGACGATAGAACGGCGCGCGTCTGGAACGCGGCGAGTGGGCAGATGGTGGCCGAACTCAAAGGCCACACGGCTCCCGTTTTGAGCGCGGCCTACAGTCTGGACGGGCGCTTCATCGTCACCGCCAGTTCTGATCGCACGGCGCGGATCTGGAACGCGGTGAGTGGGCAGGTAGTGGCCGAACTCAAAGGCCACACGGCTCCCGTTTTGAGCGCGGCCTACAGTCCGGACGGGCGCTTCATCGTGACCGCGAGTGCCGATAAAACGGCGCGCATTTGGCAGCAGGAGATGTTTGAACCGTTTGAAGCGACATTGGAACGCTTGCGCCGCCTGTCGCCGCGTGCGTTGACGGAAGCGGAACGCGCCCGCTACTTGCCCGATGCGCTGCCCGCCAACCGGCAGCGCAAACCGGCGCAGGGACGGCGGTAATCGGCATGGCTGCTCAGTCGGTTTTGATTTCGTAACGGTGCGGCGGCGAGAGCAAGATCACCGTCTGGTCTAGGTAATCGTAAATGACCCGGAAATTGTTGGTCACATCGCGGCCCAGCACGGAAAGGTCGGAGCTTTCATACTCGGTGAAGACGTGGAAGTGACCGCGCACCTGGATCAGCCGTCCGAGATCATTTTTGAAGCCGAGTTGCGTATTGACTTTGATGGAGCCGGTGATGCCGCCTACACCTTCGAGTGGGAGTGAGTCGTCTTCCGGTAAAGCCAAGGGGCGCAGCAGCGTCAGAAATGACGCGCTCAGCACGGTGCGGTCTGCGCCGCCATCAAGTAAGAAAGGAACGTAAGAAAGGAACGCCCGCCCATTTACCATCAGGACATAGGACGTAGCCCGGCACCGCAGGGCCTGACCTCGCCATCACCAAAGAGCTTCCAGGAGCCGTTAAAACGCATAGATGCGGTGCGCTTTCTCTTTCAGGATGTAGTGAACGAAAGGGTGATCTTCGGGATGCCGCACTTGTGCTTGCTGTCTGACCTCTTCGGGGCTATCGCCCACAAACAGTTCGCCCCCGGCAACGGCAAGATGACGCCCCCGGTAGCGATTGAAGACATCCAGTTCCACCGCGTGTGCGCTAAACCACGCCAGATTGCGCTCGAACTGCTCCGATTGGCGCTGCAATTCAGACGGCATTGGCACTTCTTCAATCGTCAGAATTTGAGTTGGTTGTTTCGTTTTCATAGGTGAATGATCTACATCGTGAAAATCTTTCGAGGCGCTTTACCCTCCGGCTGTGCATTCTACGCGAAACGAGTGCAAAATGCCGCCCGGCTTTTCGCTCGACTCCATATTACTTCACGAGGGCATTCACGATGACGCACACCCGCCGCCACTTTCTCAAAACCAGCGCCGCGCTGCCTGTATTCACGCTGGCGCAAACCAAAGACCGCACGAATGGCTTGGCCGCCAAACTCGCCGCCGCGATGGATGCGCCTGTCTTGCGCGCCGAACTGTTCAAACAACCGGTCAAAATCGCCGCCCTCGAATTGCTCAAACACGGCAACCACTTCCTCATTCGTGCGCGTTCGACCGACGGCGCGGAAGGCTCGGCGGGTGCGCACGATGCGGTGATGGAGACGACCTATCCGATCCTGCTCAAACGCGTCGCGCCCTATTTCATCGGCAAAGACGCGCGGCAGTTGGAGGAGCTTATCCAGGGGGTCTATCTGCGCGATTCGAATTACAAATGGCAGGGGCTGCCGTTCTGGGTCTGCGTCGCCGGCGTAGAGCTTGCCATTCTCGATCTGCTGGGCAAGGTGGCAAACAAACCCCTCGGCGCGTTGCTGGGCGGCGTCGTGCGGCAGGAAATCGCCGTCTATCGCGCCAGCGGCAATCGCGGCAATACGCCTGAAGCCGAGATCGAATACCTGCAAAAAATCCAAGCCGAGACCGGCGCGCAGGCGATCAAGTATCGGCTGGGCGCGCGGATGCGTTACGACGACGCTTCGACCAAACGCGATCTGGCGCTGGCGCCGCTGGTGCGCAAAACCTTTGACGACAAGATGACGATCTATGCCGACGCGAATGGTTCGTATGACGTACCGATGGCCATCAAAATCGGCCACGTGCTCGAAGCGCAGAAGTTCCGGTTTATGGAAGAGCCGGTGCCCTTTGATTATTACGACGAAACGAAACAGGTCGCCGAGGGCTTGAAGATTTCGATTGCGCTGGGCGAACAGGAAAGCAGTCTGCGCAGCTTCCGCCGCATCATCGAAAACGGCGTCGCGCGCATCGTGCAGCCGGACTTGCTTTATTTCGGCGGGCTGACGCGCTCGATCAAAGTCGCGCGGATGGCGGCGGCGGCGGGTTTGGAGTGTACGCCGCACATGTCGGGCGGAGGCTTGGGGTATCTCTACATCGCGCACTTTGCCTCGTGCGTGCCCAATTGCGGGCCGCATCAGGAATACAAGGGCGAGGGCGAGACGCTGCCGGTCGAATGCGCGACCTCTTCGTTGAAGAGCGAAAAGGGCGTGATGAAGATTCCGAGCGGGCCGGGGTTGGGTGTGACGATTGATCCTGATTTGCTGAAACGGGCGGTGGTGGTAACAGCATAATCACGTCTCCCACGAAGAGACACGAAGGGGACACGAAGACTGGTTGATTATCTTCGTGTCCCCTTCGTGTGCCTTCGTGGGAGATTGTTGTGGCGGTTGGCAAAGTTGAGCCGCCTTCGGCCATTTGTTAAGCTCCCGGCTCCGCATCTCCCCACTTCAAGCAAGAAATGTATGAGCAAACAAACATTGGTTCTGATTGGTCTGTTCGTGTTCGGCGCAGTGTGCAGCCTGACTACCACGCGCGGCGCGCAATCGGCGGCGCAGCAGGACGCGTTGAACAAACGCGAGGCGCTCTATCGCCGCAACAACCTCGGCGTCGCGTGGCTGGAGCAGTTCAAACACGAAGAAGCCGTCAAAGAGTTTCAACAGGCGCTGGCCGCCGATCCGCAATTCGCTGTTGCACGCATCAATCTGGCGCTGGCGTATACCTTCTTAAACGATTCGCCGAAAGCGCTGGCCGAGGCGAAGAAGGCCGTCGAGGTTGCGCCCAATCATCCATCGGCGCAATACGCGCTGGGCTTGGCCTTGCGCGCCGAAAAGCAATATGACGAAGCGCTGGCGGCGTTTGGCAAAGTGCTGGCGCTTGATCCGCAAGACCCGGCGGCGAACATTCAGACCGGGCAGTTGTTCGCGCAAAAGCAGCAATACGACGCGGCGATCAAGGCTTTCCAGCTTGCCCTGAACAGCGAGCCGTACAACCAGACGGCGGCGTATAACCTGGCCCAGGCGTATCTGCGTTCGGGCAAACAGGCGGACGGGCAAAAGTATCTCGCCGTGTTTCAAAAGCTGCGCGCGTCTGGTTATGCGACTTCGCTGGGCAACGTGTACGGCGAGAAAGGGAAGTATGCCGAGGGCGTCATCACTGCAGGCGCGGAACCGGAATTGGTGAGCAAGGAAAGCGCGGTGAAGTTCGTAGATGCGACGGCGGCGCTGGGCCTGAACGTCAAGACGACCGTCAAACCGCTGAGTGGCGTGCTGGGCCGCAAGCTCAATAAAGCCGAATTCAACGACGCGCTCAAACGCGAATTGGTTGCGCCCTTCAGCGTCAACGTAGACTTGGGCGATTACGACGGCGACCACAAACTCGACGTGCTGGTCGCGGGGCTGGAGGGTGAAAAGCCCTTCATCAAACTGCTGCACAACGAAGGCGGCAAATTCGCCGAGGTGACGGCGGCGGCCAAGCTGACGACAACGAAGCCGGTCAGCGGCGGCGTGTTTGGCGATTTCGACAACGACAACAAAACTGATCTGATCGTCTTCGGCTATCAAACACTGGCGCTCTGGCGCAACAACGGCGACGGCACCTTTGCGGATGTGACGGCGAAAGTGGGCTTGCCTGCGAATTACGCCGACTGGGCGCTGACGGCGGCCTGGGTAGATGCCGATCACGATGGCGACCTGGATTTATTCGTCGGCAACTTTGCCGATCTGAGCGCGTGGCCGAATGCGGCGGACAGCAGTGTCTTTCCGGATGATTTTGCAGGCGCGGAGAACAAATTCTTTCGCAACAACGGCAACGGTACGTTCACCGATGACACCGCGAAGGCCGGCTTGGGCGGCGGCAAGCTGAAGACGACGGCGGTGGTCTGCACTGATTACGATAACCAGCGCGACGTGGATTTTTTTGTGGTGAACTATGACGGGCCGTCGCAGTTGCTGGCGAATCAGCGCGATGGCACATTCAAGTTGGTTTCCTCTGAAGCAGTCATTCCTGACCGCCAGCCAGCTTTAAGTGTAGGGGCAGGCGATCTCAATAAAGATGGCTACACGGATTTTTATTTGCCGGGCCGTGGCGAAGCTCATTGGAAAATCAGCGATGGTCACCGTGCGTTTCGCCAAGCCTCATCTTTTGATGCAGGCACCGCTGGGATTTTGTTTGAGGCTTATGCAGCACGGATAGCGGACTTAGATAACGACGGCATCCTTGATGTAGTTGAGTTAGATAAAGACTGGCTGCGTGTCCGACACTACCGACCCTCCTCCGATGGGCGCTCAGTCTGGGTTGCTGGGGCCAGCGAGCGCGTAGGCAGCGATACACGTGCTTTTGCGCTTGGTGATCTCGCTGGCGATGGAATGCTTGATTTCATCACAGTGAAAAATGATGGGACATTGATCGCTTTCAAAACTGAAGGAGCCAGCAATAACCTTGTGCGCCTGAATCTCACCGGCCGCACCAGCAATCGCAGCGCCATCGGCACGAAAGCCGAACTGCGTAGCGGCAGTTTGCGCCAAAAGCTCGAAGTCTATGCCTCTTCGCCCGCGCCAGCCGCGACTGGGCTGATGTTTGGGTTGGGCTTCCGCACGCAAGTAGACGCGCTGCAATTGATCTGGCCCGCCGGAATCGTGCAATCCGAATTGGCCATCAAACCGGGCGACAATACGTTTGAAGAATTGGATCGCAAGGGTACGTCGTGTCCGTTGCTGTATGCGTGGAATGGCAGCGAATACAGCTTCGTTACCGATTTTCTGGGCGGTTCGGCGCTTGGCTTTTTGGAAGAGCCGGGCGTGTGGAATTACCCCGACACTGATGAATACGTGCGGGTCACGGGCGAACAGTTGCGCGCGCGCGACGGCGTCTATTCGCTGCGAATGAACAACCAGTTGGAAGAGGTGATTTACTTCGACGCGGTCAAGCTGCTGGCGGTGGATCATCCGGCCAACGTAGACGTTTATCCAAACGAACGGCTGATGCCCACGCCGCCTTATCCAACGTTCAAAGTCTATTCAACCCGCAACCCACAACCGCCACTCAGCGCGGTGGATGAGGCGGGTCGCGATGTGCTGCCGCTGTTGACGCAGGTTGACCGGCGCTATCCCGAAGCTTTCGACAAGCTGCCGTTCAAAGGCTACGCGCGCGAACACACGCTGACGCTTGATCTGGGTGCGCGGGCCAAAGACGCTCGGCGCGTGTTGTTGTTGCTGACGGCGTGGATTGATTACGCCGATTCGACTGCGAACCGGGCGGCGGCGCAGGCGGGCGTGAAGCTGATCCCACCGTATCTGCAAGTCAAAAACGCGCGCGGCGAATGGGAGACGGCTATCGCGCAGATGGGTTTCCCAGCGGGCTTGCCCAAAACGATGACGGTCGAATTGCCGAAGGATGCGCTGTGCCATTCAACGCAAGTGCGCATCGTGACCAGCATGCGCATTTACTGGGATCAAATTTTGACGGCTGTTAATAACGAAGTTGTGAGCAACGATCAATCAAACCTGCGCGTGACGACGTTGCAACCGCAACAGGCCGAATTGCGCTGGCGCGGCTTCCCGCGTGAATACACGCCGGATGGGCGTCTGCCGAAGCTGTACGATTATCGTGTGATCGAACCGGTTGCGCCGTGGAAGGCGCATTTGGGCAATTACACGCGGCTCGGCGATGTGCGCCCGTTGGTGTTGGCGGTGGATGATCAATACGTCATCACGCGCAACGGCGATGAGCTACAGGTGGATTTCGACGCGCGCAAACTGCCCGCGCTGCCTGCCGGTTGGAAGCGCGATTTTCTGGTTTATGCTGACGGCTTCGGCAAAGACATGGACATCAATTCGGCGCGGCCCGACACCATCGGCGAATTGCCGTATCACCGGATGAAAGCCTATCCGTATGCACCGGGCGATGCCTATCCGAACGATGCCGCGCATCAGGCTTATTTGCGGCAATACAACACGCGCACGGTGCGCGATCAGCAGGCGGCGCGCTGGCAGGCGGTGCGCTAAACGGATTGCAGATTTGAGATTGGTGATGGGAGATTCGGTTTATGCCACAGAGTCACAGAGGCACAGAGAAAAACCAGCGGTTGATGCTTGTATTTGACTTGCTCTGTGTCTCTGTGACTCTGTGGCAGAGGCTGGTTGTTGAGGTGAGAGCGATGATGCAAGTGAAGAGAACCGCGTTGATGTTGGTTGTGTTGCTTGGTGGTTGGGTTACCTGCGTGGCGCACGCCCAAGCTACGAATCGCCGTTGCGCGCCGCCTGTGCCCGTGGCGCAAGACCGCTGGCGCGGCGAATACTTTGCCAATCGCAATTTGAGCGGCGCGCCGGTGCTGGTGCGCGATGAAGGCGTGGGCGATCTGTTTTTTGATTGGGGGCTGAATGCGCCGGACAGCGAATGCAGCCTGCCGGTGGATGACTTTTCGGCGCGCTGGGCGCGCACGCTGACGTTTTCGCCGGGCACGTACCGCTTCACCGTGACAGCGGATGACGGTGTGCGCGTGCTGATTGACGACCGCGTGGTGATTGACGAATGGCACGAGCAGGCAATGTTGACGCGCGTCGCTGACGTAGACCTGACCGGCGGCGCGCATCGCCTCGTGGTCGAATACTTTGAGCATCTGGGCAGCGCGGCCATCAAATTTAATTGGAGCCGCACGCCCTGTCTCGCCAAGGTCGCCATTGACCATTGGCGCGGCGAATATTTTGCCAACCGCGAACTGAATGGTCAGCCGTTGATGGTGAGTGACGATGGCATGGGCTTTTTAGATTTCCCCTGGGGACTGGCGGGGCCGAGCGCAAGTTGTTTGCGGTTGACCGATAATTTTTCGGCGCGTTGGACACGCACCTTCGCCTTTGCGCCGGGTTACTACCGGTTCAAGGTCAATGCCGATGACGGCGTGCGGCTGTTTATTGATAAGCAGTTGAAGCTCGACCAGTGGATGCCGCAGCGGGGCGAACACGTGGTGGATGTCGAACTCGGCGGCGGCAATCATCAACTGGTGCTCGAATACTTTGAACAATACGGCAGCGCCGAGGTGGGTTTGCGTTGGGAGCGGCATCCTTGTTTGGCGACCGTCGCCGCCGATCATTGGAAGGGCGAATATTTTGCCGCCAGCGATTTAACCGGCCCGCCGTTGCAAATCCGCGATGAAGGCGACGGCCCATTGGAACTGGCTTTTGACAAAGCGGGCGACAAGCAAGGCTGCCTCAAGCGCGAGGAATTTTCGGCGCGTTGGACGCGCAAGGCAACGTTTGCCAACGGCACTTATCGCTTCACCGTTGAGTCTCGCGAAAGGGTGCGCTTTTTGCTGGATGGCGAAACGTTGGTGCATCAGTGGCAGGAACCGAAAGCTTCGCCGACGACAATGGAGGTGGTCGTGCCTGCGGGCAATCACCGGCTGACGCTGGAATACGCCAAAGTGCCAGGCGCGGGCGCGGTGCGGTTGCGTTGGGAAGCGGTGGCGCGGTCGGCTTCGGTAAAACGGTAGCACGCCAAACTCTGGTCAAAACTCATTGGAACAGTGTTTACCACTGCCTCATTCATTCAGCGTGATCAGATAAACATCGTCATCAATCGAATAGGCACAGTAATACAGCCACTTGCTGTCGGCGGAGGCCACGGGGTCGTCGAGGTCTAAATTGGGGAGCGCAAACAGTTCCCGAATGGCCCCGGTTCGACTGTCGGCCAAATAGAGTTTGTGGTTGGCCCCATACACCAAACGACGGCTGTCGTGCAGCCAGTGCGCGACGCTGCCTTCTTGGTTGAGGCGCTGATAACGTTGCGCGGCCAGGTCATACACGACGATGCCGGGGTCTTCGGTTTTGGCAGCGCCGGTGATGCCGGCGAGTTTCTGCTGATCGGCTGACCAATCAAACGGCAGAAACCAATGGTTGGGCGCGGGCGCGGGCAATTTGACCAATTGCTGCGCGTCCCAGGGGCGCGTCAAATCCATCAGATAGCCGCCTGCGCCGCGAATGCTGATGGCCATCTGCTTGCCATCCGGCGCCCAGACCGGCGCGACATAGCCCGGTTGCTGGGGTTGGCTAAAGGTCAATTGCTGTGGTTCGCCGCTCTCCAGGCGAATTGTCCAGGCTTCGTATTTGCCGCTGCGGTCGGTGAAAAAAGCCAGGCGCTTGCCATCCGGCGACCAGCGCGGATAACGGTCTTTGGCGGTGTCATTGGTGATTTGCCGTTGTCCGGTACCATCTTTATTGACGATGAAAAGATCGAATTGCGGATCGCCAAAGGAATAGTAGGCCAACTGCTCGCCATTCGGAGAAACGTCAGGGGTGACGATGTAGCGTTCGCTTTGCGTGACCTGTATTGGTTCGCCATGCACCGTGCCGCTGGCGGCGTCAAAACCGATGCGAAAAATCCGATTGGCTTTGCGGCTGGCGGTGTAAACCATGCGCTGGCCGTTGGCGGCGATGCTGAATTCCAGACTGTTGTCGGCGAAGGTCGGCACCACTTCAGGCTGGCCCTGCGTTTGGCCCGTCGCTTCTTCGATGGGCAGCCGCCAGATACCCCAGCGGCCATTGCGATTGCTGGTGAAATAAAGCCAGCGGCCATCCGGCGACCAGACGGGATTGGCATCATCAAAATCATCGTGCGTTACCGCGACGGGCGTGCCGCCGTTGGCGGGAATCGTCCAGATTTCGCGTTTTGAACCATCGCGTATCCCCCAAAACGCAATGCGCTGATTGTGTGGCGACCAACTCGGTTGCACGGCGTCCGCGCCCGCTTCCAAGCGGCGTTTCTGGCGGCTGGCGAGATTGACGACCCAGAGTTCGCCGCCCAACGAAAAGCGCGACAGCACATTGGCGTAGATAGTGGAATAAACAATCTCCTGTCCGTCGGGCGACCAACTGGGATCGCGTCCGCCATCCACCAGGCGCACCGGATTTTCGCCGGTGGCTCCCATGACATAAATACCGCCGCCATCGCGAGCCGACCAAAACGCGAGCTGTTCACCATTGGGCGAGAAAGTGGGGTCGCCATCATTGGCCGGATGATCGGTCAGATTGCGCGGATTGCTGCCGCCGATGCGCTGCCAGAACAGGTCCCATTGACCATTGAGCAAACGTCCAAAAACGACCACTTGCCCATCCGGCGAAATCGTGGCGTTGCCTTCGCGGCTCGTCATTTCCGTCAGCCGCTGATATTTGGCTTTGCTCCAATCCGTGGCTACCGGCCTTTGCGCCGCCAGGAAAAAGCGCCAGGCCAGCAATGTCATGAGCAGTAAGACCGCCACGCCAGCGGCACTCAACAGTGCGACCTTACGCGCACGTGGTTTGCCCGAGAGCCGCGTTGGAGGAAGCGCCAGTTCAGCGGAGTTGAGATCACGCAACAATAGTTTTAGATCCGCGCGCAAATCCGCCGCCGTCTGGTAGCGCAACTCAGGGTCTTTTTCCAAGGCGCGCTGGACGATGCGTTCAAACTCGGCAGGCGTAGCGCTGACCACTTGGGTAATCGGGAAAGGCGGATGATGCACGATGGCGTCGAGGATCGAAGCTGTCGAATCGCCTTTGAATGGTAAGACCCCGGCGACTAATTCATACAACAGGACGCCAAAGGTAAAGATGTCGCTGCGCTGGTCTACTTCCAAGCCCAACGCCTGTTCGGGCGACATATAACTCACCGTTCCCAGGATGACGCCCGGTTGGGTGCGCCCCAAATTCCCGGTGCCGCCGCGCGTCGTGTAATCCTGTCCGGCCTGTTCCGTCAGTTTGGCCAAACCGAAATCGAGCACCTTGACGTAACCATCGCGGCGCACCATCACGTTTTCGGGTTTGATGTCGCGATGCACGATGCCCGCCGCGTGTGCGGCTGACAGGGCGGCGGCGATCTGAATGGCAATCTCCAACGCCTCTTTGAGCGGCGACTTCACGGCCTTTTGGCCCTGCCGCAATTTCTCGCGCAGCGTTTGCCCGTCCACGTATTCGATGGCCATAAAGTGCTCGCCCGCGCTTTGGCCGATTTCATAAACCGTGATGATGTTCGGATGATTGAGCGCCGAAGCGGCTTTGGCTTCGCGCTCGAACCGTTTGACGCGCGCGGCGTCTTCCGTGAATTGCGGCGGCAGCAATTTGAGCGCGAGCTTGCGATTCAACTGCGGATCGTGCGCCAGATAAACCTCGCCCATGCCGCCGACACCCAGTACCGAGAGCACGTGATATTTGCCCAGGGTTTTGCCGACCAGTATGCGCGCGTTGTCTTGCGCCAGTTTTTTGGCGGCGATTTCGAGGGCCGGCGCTTGCAGGAAATTGGCGTTGGCTTGCTCGTGCGCGACCAACAACGATGCGACTTCGGCGCGTAATTCAGCATCGTTCCCACAGACTTGCGCCAGCCAGGCGGCGCGCTCTGCCGGCGCCCGCGCCAGCGCTTCGTCCAGCAGTTGATCAATTTGTGCCCAGCGTTCGGCGTTCATTGGTTTGGCGGCAGTGGTTACGGGAGAGTCCCGATTGACGCCCGCGAATCTAGCATAGCGGGATTGGAACGGCCAAGAATTGGACGTAAGGCGTGTGCGCGTGTTTTGCGGGAAAGAGTGGCTTGCGCCGGAGTAGCGCAACCTTGCCGAGGCTGCGCGGCTTTCGTCATTGCGCTACTGGCAGCCCCGGTTGGAGTACCCGGAGCCGCGCAACCTCGGCAAGGTTGCGCTACGCGCGCCGTGCCGTCTGGTTTCTTCACGCGCCGCAGCCTCACCCAAAATAACGCGGGGGCCAGGGCTGTTTTTGCGCGAGGCGAATTTGAGCCGCAGCGGCGGTTTCAGCTATGATGCCGCTCCCGAACGAACCAATTCATCAAACGCATCATCACGAGGAGAACACTGTGAGTACATCTGCCGAAGCTCTGGCGCCCGCGCTGACTTTGCCCGAAGACCGTTATCTCGATCCCGATCCACAGCAGAAAAAGATTGCGCTGGATTTGTACCGGCTGGTGGCCGCGCAACCGCTGGTCTGCCCGCACGGCCACGTTGACCCGCGCATGTTCGCCGACCCGGCTTATGAATTCGGCTCGCCCGCCGATCTGTTGCTGATTCCGGATCATTACATCTTTCGGATGCTGTACTCGCAGGGCATTCCGCTGGAGCAACTGGGTGTGCCGCGCGCCCCTGGTGGTGAAGAGGGCGGCGCGGTCGAAAGTGATCACCGCAAAATCTGGCAAATCTTTGCCGACAATTTTTATCTATTTCGCGGCACGCCGACCGGCATGTGGCTGACGGATGAGTTTTACAACGTCTTTGGCGTGCGCGAAAAATTGGGCAGTGCCAATGCCCAGCGCATCTACGATCACATTGCCGAGTGTCTGACCAAGCCGGAGTTCCGCCCCCGCGCGCTGTTCGAGCGTTTCAACATCGCGGTGCTGGCAACGACCGACGCCGCGCACGACAAACTGGAACATCATCAGGCGATCAAGGCGTCGGGCTGGAAGGGCCGCGTGGTGCCGACCTTCCGCCCCGATGGCGTCGTCAATCTTGACCGGCCTGATTGGCGCGACAATCTGAATGCGTTGAGTGAAACCTGCGGCTTTGAAATCGGCAGCTATGCCAAATTGATCGAAGCGCTGGAACAGCGGCGCGCCTTCTTCAAATCAATGGGCGCGACCGCGACCGATCACGCGGCGGAAAGTGCGTTGACCTGTGAACTGTCAGACGCCGATGCCGAGGCGATCTTCCAACGCGCCTTGCAAGGCCGGTTGCAAGCACACGACGACGCGCTTTTCACCGCGCACATGCTGATGCAGATGGCGCGTATGAGTTGCGAAGACGGGCTGGTGATGCAATTCCATCCCGGTTCGCTGCGCAATCACAACGACGCGGTCTTCCGCAAATTCGGTTTTGATAAAGGCTGCGACATTCCGCTGGCGACCGAATACACGCGCGCGTTGCGGCCTCTGCTCAATCGTTATGGCAACGATCCGCGCCTGACGCTTATTCTGTTCACGCTGGACGAAACCACGTTCTCGCGCGAACTGGCCCCGCTGGCCGGGCATTACCCGGCGGTCAAACTCGGCCCGCCCTGGTGGTTCAACGACAGTTTGAATGGCATGCGCCGGTTCCGCGACTTGGCGATGGAAACCGCCGGCCTATACAACACCGTCGGATTCAATGACGATACGCGCGCGTTCCCTTCGATCCCGGCGCGGCACGATCTGGCGCGGCGCGTGGATGCCAACTGGATCGCGGGCCTCGTCGTGCGCGGCATTGTGGATGAACACGATGCCGAAGAGATGATTCATGACGCGGCGTACCGATTGGCGTCGCGGGCCTATAAATTTGCCTGAACTGAAACGCAGCTTTCCTCGTTCGCGAATTATGCTGAAAAACAAACTCCCTCTCTTTGGTTTGGCGTTGCTGCTGAGCGCCGCGCCGAGCAGTTGGCAGCCGGTCTATGGCCGCGCCCGCGCGCTGGCCGCGCCGCGCGTCAACACGCTGGATGGCAAGGCCCGCACGCGCCTGAACGCGGCGTTGCGCGAATTGCGCAAACGCGGCTTGCGGCCCCGCGTCAACAGCACCTTTCGTTCACAGGCGGATCAGCGCGCCATCTATCGTTGCGCGCGCAGCCGCCGTTGCCGTAACCGGCGGGGTATTTATGGCGCGAATCCGCCCGGCTCCTCCCTGCACGAAGCGGGCCTGGCCGTAGACCTGGGCGGAATTGCCGCTGGCCGC encodes:
- a CDS encoding PD40 domain-containing protein, which encodes MNAERWAQIDQLLDEALARAPAERAAWLAQVCGNDAELRAEVASLLVAHEQANANFLQAPALEIAAKKLAQDNARILVGKTLGKYHVLSVLGVGGMGEVYLAHDPQLNRKLALKLLPPQFTEDAARVKRFEREAKAASALNHPNIITVYEIGQSAGEHFMAIEYVDGQTLREKLRQGQKAVKSPLKEALEIAIQIAAALSAAHAAGIVHRDIKPENVMVRRDGYVKVLDFGLAKLTEQAGQDYTTRGGTGNLGRTQPGVILGTVSYMSPEQALGLEVDQRSDIFTFGVLLYELVAGVLPFKGDSTASILDAIVHHPPFPITQVVSATPAEFERIVQRALEKDPELRYQTAADLRADLKLLLRDLNSAELALPPTRLSGKPRARKVALLSAAGVAVLLLMTLLAWRFFLAAQRPVATDWSKAKYQRLTEMTSREGNATISPDGQVVVFGRLLNGQWDLFWQRIGGSNPRNLTDHPANDGDPTFSPNGEQLAFWSARDGGGIYVMGATGENPVRLVDGGRDPSWSPDGQEIVYSTIYANVLSRFSLGGELWVVNLASRQKRRLEAGADAVQPSWSPHNQRIAFWGIRDGSKREIWTIPANGGTPVAVTHDDFDDANPVWSPDGRWLYFTSNRNGRWGIWRLPIEEATGQTQGQPEVVPTFADNSLEFSIAANGQRMVYTASRKANRIFRIGFDAASGTVHGEPIQVTQSERYIVTPDVSPNGEQLAYYSFGDPQFDLFIVNKDGTGQRQITNDTAKDRYPRWSPDGKRLAFFTDRSGKYEAWTIRLESGEPQQLTFSQPQQPGYVAPVWAPDGKQMAISIRGAGGYLMDLTRPWDAQQLVKLPAPAPNHWFLPFDWSADQQKLAGITGAAKTEDPGIVVYDLAAQRYQRLNQEGSVAHWLHDSRRLVYGANHKLYLADSRTGAIRELFALPNLDLDDPVASADSKWLYYCAYSIDDDVYLITLNE
- the uxaC gene encoding glucuronate isomerase, which produces MPLPNEPIHQTHHHEENTVSTSAEALAPALTLPEDRYLDPDPQQKKIALDLYRLVAAQPLVCPHGHVDPRMFADPAYEFGSPADLLLIPDHYIFRMLYSQGIPLEQLGVPRAPGGEEGGAVESDHRKIWQIFADNFYLFRGTPTGMWLTDEFYNVFGVREKLGSANAQRIYDHIAECLTKPEFRPRALFERFNIAVLATTDAAHDKLEHHQAIKASGWKGRVVPTFRPDGVVNLDRPDWRDNLNALSETCGFEIGSYAKLIEALEQRRAFFKSMGATATDHAAESALTCELSDADAEAIFQRALQGRLQAHDDALFTAHMLMQMARMSCEDGLVMQFHPGSLRNHNDAVFRKFGFDKGCDIPLATEYTRALRPLLNRYGNDPRLTLILFTLDETTFSRELAPLAGHYPAVKLGPPWWFNDSLNGMRRFRDLAMETAGLYNTVGFNDDTRAFPSIPARHDLARRVDANWIAGLVVRGIVDEHDAEEMIHDAAYRLASRAYKFA
- a CDS encoding D-alanyl-D-alanine carboxypeptidase family protein translates to MLKNKLPLFGLALLLSAAPSSWQPVYGRARALAAPRVNTLDGKARTRLNAALRELRKRGLRPRVNSTFRSQADQRAIYRCARSRRCRNRRGIYGANPPGSSLHEAGLAVDLGGIAAGRRKRRLTPKGRQTVRVMERHGFNWRYGLKDPAHFEISPQHAGYRSTQAAINAGQQRWRKAQQGKRGAPKTTQRKRQK